The window CCCTAGGCTTGCCGCCGTGGTCTTCAATAATGACAACTGCCTCCTGGAAAACTATATGTCTTATAATTTTGATAACATTAATAAAATTGCCGTTGGCAGCGGAGAGGGAGCCTCGCTTACAATTAAAGAGGCGGAGGTCAGGCTTGACGAAAACGGCCCCCGGACCTCTGCCGTCCTTTGCAGGGAGGGGAAGGACATCTCTCTGTCCTGTTCGCTTTTCGGCATGCAGCACGCCTATAATATGGGCTATGCCTTCGCCGTCGCCTCGTGGCTCGGGCTCTCCGACGAAGAGGCTGCGGCCGGCATCGCGGAGATATCCCCGATATCAGGCCGCGGCCTCTGTAAGCGCAGCGCTTCGCGCGGCTGGGTGATAGACGAGGCTTATAACGCGAACCCCGCCTCGATGAGCGCCGCGATCAGGAACACCCGCGCCGCCGCCGAGAGCCTCGGCGTCAGAAAATGGGCTATCCTCGCGGGGATGCGCGAACTTGGCGAAAGCGCCGCGGAGTGGCACCACCGGATAATCGGGGAGCTGGCCGACTTTGACGGCGTGATGCTGCTCGGTGAGGAGTGGCGCGGCTGCGGCCCCCTGCCGGAGGGCGCGGCGCTCTTTTCATCTCTGGAAGAGCTTATTTCAAAGATCGATTACAACGATCTGAATGATAAGATGATCCTCGTCAAGGGGTCGAATTCCTATGGCCTGAAGCGGGTCGTGGGAGCGCTTACGGAGGCCTGATGATGTTTATCGATTTCACGGCGATCCTCTTTTTTACATTTGCGCTGGAGATATTCCTCCAGCGGAGCTGGATCAGCGTCATGCACAGCCTGAAGATAGAGCAGGTGACCAAGCTCTATGGCCCGTCGTGGCACGAGAAGACGAAGATGGGCACGCCGACGATGGGCGGCATCGTCTTTATCCCCGTGCTGCTGCTCGCCATCCCGCTGATTATAATGATGGACGGGGATTTTTCCCTCAGCGGCGCGGCGCGGATCGTCTCCTATCCGGTGCTTGCGGCGGCGGTCGGTTTCGTCGACGACTGGCTGAAATACAGCCGCCGCTCCAGCGACGGCCTTAAGAGCCTGCAAAAGCTCGCCCTGCAGGTGGCCGTTACCCTGCCGTGGGCGCTGTGGGTCTCCGAGCCGCCGTTTGTGATCTTCCCCGGATTTGAGGTCTCGCGCCTGTTTTATGTCGCTTTTGTGACCTTTGTCGGCGTCGGGCTTCAGAACGCGGTCAACGTTACGGACGGTCTTGACGGCCTGGCTGCCGGCTGCGCTCTGATATCCTTTATGTTCGCGCTCTCTTTTATAGACGGCGGCCCAACGATGATGCTCATCATCGCGGCGGCCTGCGGCATCTGCCTCGGGTTTCTATGGCACAACGCCAATCCCGCCTCGGTATTTATGGGCGACGTCGGCGCGCATTTTCTCGCCGGTCTTCTGCTCTCGGTCTGCCTCAACTCCGGCGTCCTTATTTTCGTGATCCCGCTCGGTTTTTTCTTCGGGGTGGAGATTTTATCGGTAACGATCCAGATAATCGCTATACGGTGCTTCCACCGCAAGGTGTTCAAGATGAGCCCGATACACCATCACTTTGAGATGTCCGGCTGGAAAGAGACGCAGATAGTGACGCGCTTCTGGGTGATGCACATCATCGGTATCTGTCTTTTGATGAGCCTCTTATTTTATTTTGCACTTCGGAATTTTTGAGTTATGATATTAGATTAGATTTTTAAGATCTGGAAGGCTGTTGGTGAAGATGACGGAGAATATGCAGTTGGCTGGAAAAAGGATATCGGTGGTAGGCGCTGGCGTCAGCGGACGCGCGCTCGCCGAACTCGCCGCGGAGCTTGGCGCGGAGGTATTCGTCTCCGATATAAAGGAGCCGGATGCCGCGGCCGTCAAGGGCTTTGAGGAGAAGGGGATCAAGTGGGAAGGCTGCGGCAACACGGAACGTGTGCTTGAGGCCGATGAGATCGTCGTCAGCTCCGGCATTTCGCCCAAGGCTCCGATAATCGAGGCGGCGCGCGCGAAGGGGATCACGGTCACGGGCGAGCTGGATTTCGTCTCTCCGTACCTT is drawn from Cloacibacillus porcorum and contains these coding sequences:
- the mraY gene encoding phospho-N-acetylmuramoyl-pentapeptide-transferase, coding for MMFIDFTAILFFTFALEIFLQRSWISVMHSLKIEQVTKLYGPSWHEKTKMGTPTMGGIVFIPVLLLAIPLIIMMDGDFSLSGAARIVSYPVLAAAVGFVDDWLKYSRRSSDGLKSLQKLALQVAVTLPWALWVSEPPFVIFPGFEVSRLFYVAFVTFVGVGLQNAVNVTDGLDGLAAGCALISFMFALSFIDGGPTMMLIIAAACGICLGFLWHNANPASVFMGDVGAHFLAGLLLSVCLNSGVLIFVIPLGFFFGVEILSVTIQIIAIRCFHRKVFKMSPIHHHFEMSGWKETQIVTRFWVMHIIGICLLMSLLFYFALRNF
- a CDS encoding UDP-N-acetylmuramoyl-tripeptide--D-alanyl-D-alanine ligase, producing the protein MALFCASEGAALCGGRLYGPDIKISRGWKCDSREINPGDGFVALKGAATDGHLYLHQAIERGAKLLLAEAAELERLNIRGEAYSGVSFIAVEDTQRALASLAEEYLRRVSPRVAAITGSVGKTTTRELTAAALKNRFRVHSAIRSFNTLVGCSLTILAMAEDTEVLVLELGTNHFGEIEEMVSHFPPEIAVITEVAPCHLEGFGSLEGVLRAKLEICGSPRLAAVVFNNDNCLLENYMSYNFDNINKIAVGSGEGASLTIKEAEVRLDENGPRTSAVLCREGKDISLSCSLFGMQHAYNMGYAFAVASWLGLSDEEAAAGIAEISPISGRGLCKRSASRGWVIDEAYNANPASMSAAIRNTRAAAESLGVRKWAILAGMRELGESAAEWHHRIIGELADFDGVMLLGEEWRGCGPLPEGAALFSSLEELISKIDYNDLNDKMILVKGSNSYGLKRVVGALTEA